A genome region from Euphorbia lathyris chromosome 4, ddEupLath1.1, whole genome shotgun sequence includes the following:
- the LOC136225859 gene encoding uncharacterized protein, which yields MGTHIDIENHTKMESEDQETLFHSYPCCYYVQSPSTISHANSADLNKTHINTEPEPEPEPEVSTFTLSRYSSSRGSNNSNFLNKKVVDGDESGIKRLIIVDGLEEEDEDDYYYGRKGGFWWIYCSFRRNSSLAWISLQLSWRLLFSLCVAVLVFYIATKPPPPTISIKMGGVREFGLGEGVDGSGVTTKILTTNCSLHLLVDNNSRLFALHIHPPILQMFFAHLPFAISRGSKLYAESHSSRVFKLYVGTKNKAMYGAGRMMEDVLESGNGLPILIRLRFTCHFQVLIHPKHHYQAQCLLFLHKNNHSTQPYNTTCTLS from the exons ATGGGCACACACATTGACATTGAGAATCACACCAAAATGGAGAGTGAAGATCAAGAAACATTGTTTCATTCGTATCCATGTTGTTACTACGTCCAAAGCCCATCCACTATTTCACATGCTAACAGTGCAGACCTAAACAAAACCCACATAAATACTGAGCCTGAGCCTGAGCCTGAGCCTGAGGTTTCCACTTTCACTCTCTCCCGCTACTCTTCTTCTCGTGGTTCCAACAACTCAAATTTCTTAAATAAGAAGGTCGTGGACGGGGATGAAAGTGGAATTAAGCGTTTGATCATTGTGGATGGgctggaagaagaagatgaagacgatTATTATTATGGGAGGAAAGGTGGGTTTTGGTGGATATACTGTTCTTTTAGGAGAAACTCTTCTTTGGCTTGGATCTCTTTGCAATTGTCTTGGAGATTGCTTTTTAGTTTGTGTGTTGCTGTGCTTGTTTTCTACATTGCTACTAAGCCACCACCACCCACCATTTCTATCAAG ATGGGAGGAGTTAGGGAATTTGGACTAGGGGAAGGAGTAGATGGAAGTGGAGTTACAACTAAGATCCTCACTACCAATTGCTCACTCCATTTACTTGTAGATAACAACTCCAGACTCTTTGCTCTTCATATTCATCCTCCAATTTTGCAAATGTTCTTTGCTCATCTCCCTTTTGCAATCTCACGt GGTTCAAAACTATACGCAGAGAGCCATAGTTCAAGAGTATTCAAATTATACGTAGGAACGAAGAATAAAGCAATGTATGGAGCTGGAAGAATGATGGAGGACGTGTTGGAATCAGGAAATGGTTTGCCTATCTTGATTCGTCTAAGATTCACCTGTCATTTTCAAGTTCTTATCCACCCTAAACACCATTACCAAGCTCAATGTCTTCTCTTTCTCCACAAGAACAATCATTCAACCCAACCCTATAATACCACTTGCACTCTATCTTGA